The Sesamum indicum cultivar Zhongzhi No. 13 linkage group LG6, S_indicum_v1.0, whole genome shotgun sequence genomic interval ttctcttccttTAGTTCCAAGCTTCTGTCtgaaattttgatgtttcagGCAGCAGTCCCCGCTGTGATTGAAGGAACACAAGAggttttcttcaataaaaccatCAACATACTGAAGCAGAACTCTGATACTTGTTTTCAAAAGATTAAAGAGATCCGTTGCATTAGTTGTCCTCATAAACCAGAAGGATCAATGGCGTTCATGGTAAGCACGCAGACGCGATAAGTGAGAGAAACATTGACGTCTCCCAGAACTCtgttttagataaaaatgttCTCACGAAAATACATTCCAAATACAGGTGAAGCTAAATGTTTCCCTGCTGAAAGACATTAGTGATGATCTCGACTTCTGTTTCAAGCTGGCCAAAGAGGAGTCTGTTATAATTCTTCCAGGTAACACAAATTCTCCACACAAGTTGGATACATGCCACaaacaaaatttgttatataaaacAACGACCCAATATTTGTGAAACATTTTTCACACAGTTGGAGCGTATATTAGGATGTATATATAGTACGTAGCTTAAATGCTTGCAGAGACTGAAACAACACTTGTGAAAGCATCACATCTTCTTTTGCAGGAGTGGCTGTAGGCCTCAAGAATTGGCTCCGAATCACGTTTGCCGCTGATCCATCTGCGCTTGGAGAAGCACTGGAGAGGGTGAAATNNNNNNNNNNTAGAAAACCCTGTTGGGCTGCATTCACAGGTTAAAATAATACTACTAGTTTAGAGTAAATTAAACACTCAAATTTGTTCCATATTCATACAGATTGTATAGGGGCTTccctttcttgttttttttttctttaaatatacaaataatccAGATTTACTTATTGTAAATGGAGGATATTATgatttaacataataaaattgcaaaaatatcGGGATGGGTATAACACCTAATTCAATCCACACTTTTAATTCAAGATGAAGCAGAAAGTGAATAAACCAATTGCCATTCCTTACAGAATAAAAGTACAtgtgtttttttgtcattttatggCGTGGAGCCCTCTTTTATCGGGGTCCAGGCACGCCTGGAACGATGCAACGATGAAGTAGTTGGGGGTGATTGTCAACAGATTCCAGTACCCGAATGCGGATTTGAGTGTGACTGGGAACAACTTTCTGGTATAAGTCGCATTGCTAGTTCGTGACAGGCAAATATGCCAATGACACCACTTAAGTGAGTTTGTATTATGATGAGCTGTGAGTTGTTGAATCAACACATTAATTACAGTGCTAAATGCTGATCCAAAGTATCATAAAGGTACAAATTCACCGCATTTAATTTGTCACGACACAATTTTTGGACTTACATTtccaattattaaaatagatttgaGTGCTCATTCTATCCGTTTGGTTTCAAGTATTTATCACCTTTTCCTCCATATGCCAACCTCCAATTCTTCTCATAAAAAATCAGGTAAtctctttccttctttctGTATTCCCCGGATTAAATTCATGCTACATCCAAGTTTTTGATACCGACTGTCGGAAAATGAATGTGATGACAATCATCTAATCATGGCGTTTATATTACAATGTTTAAAGAACATTTTCATGAAGTCTGGATATAAAATAGGAAACTGGAGCTGACATGCTTTTTATATTACAATGTTTTAATGatgttaatttaaaagaacAATTTTCTTGGCTGGTACTCAATTAGTTGCTGGCAAAGCTGCAAGAGAAGCGGGCGCCTTATTCTGTATAATATATTGTGGAAGTAATGTTGATCCAGCAATGAATAGACGATGACATGGCTCATGGAGGGGTAGGTGTCTTGGACCAATAGTCATTTACTTTGTGGTTCTTGTTCATTTCATGTGTGTGTTCTTGCAATTAAAATCTTAGTTTTGTCTAATTAAGTGCTTTAATTGGTTGTGTTGGTGGGTTGGGGTATTATTTACCTATATATTGACAGGTCTTGGTACATGAAATGTGGGAGAATTGAGAATGGGGCTTTCGGGAGGATATGCCATGGTTGCTGGCCCTGAAACGCAAAGACTTCCTGTTTGACTCCTGAATCTAATGGAGGTTTCAAACCACATTGGTGTTATTCTTGGAAACAAGTGTGTATCACTTCAATTTATGCTATATATACTTTGtgcattgaaaatataaatgattatatcatatcctttcttttaaaaatagaatcgGTGACAGTCTTCTAACCACCATCCAATGTATGCAAGAGTAGATATATGTACTACGACAAGAGAGAATATATGTACTAAGGCCTTGCACGTGTCtgtaaattatacaaaaatgattgtaattaagTTGGACGATGTCTaaacttataataataatgaaaaatgtttataatttGCAGTACAAGTTAAAGTGCATATCCACCAACGAGTTCCAACGTTTCAAGTCAAACGGAAGACAGGCAATAGCATGCGAAAATCGCCAACCAATTCAACGGttaaaaaatcacaagggcCGGCCTCTCTCTTCTCTCCCTTCCGCCCTCTCTCTTCGTCGCTGCGATCcttctgtctctctctctctgaatctctctcttctctctgtGTGTCTCTCTCTGAATATCAGAAGGTCACGTCCATACTTTTGGGCTAAGGATAATAAAGCGCTCTCCCTCTGCATATTGGGAGAAGGGGAGAGCGAAGAAGGGTAATGGCGTGCAGGTGCAGGCCACTGGCATTCCTCATAGGTCTACCTTTCGGCCTCGTAGCCTTGGCCTTTGCTATCGTCGGCGCTGTTATTTGGTTTATCGCGTTAGTTGCTTTCTCTCTCCCTCCATCTTTCTCTACAAATCCTTTAaccctttctttctttaaatttttcaagtattatttcttcattagaaaaataaaataaatgtacgtatttttcagaattactttagtttttaattttaattatgtcaaaccacCGATGAACGCCATGTTCTTGGTTGTCCGTTAAAAGCCAactaaaatattgattgaactcatgctttgtttggttttatttttacatttttgtccaacaaaaataaacataaagtGTACGTGTTTTTAGTATATCTGAGTTTATAGTGATGTAACATATGACTaaacattaaaagaaatatgttgaattggaaactttttggtttttatttatcaattatcgGAATATACCTACAATTTCCAAGCTCACACTCTCCCACAAAATGCCTATTCATAAAACTTCAGAATATtgtccattttattttttaaacacttAAATTCGTTCTCACACCACCAAATATACTCAGAATAAACTCAAATCACAATCCAAGAAATGGACAAAACTTTACAAGTCAATGACCAACACTGAAGGCCCTCGGAGAAAATGGTCACTTTGAGCCCAATTGATGCCATCGTGCCCGATAATAGCACCAACAGTGACAAACATGTagtgattaatatatttttattttatttataatatatttattatatgcacgtaagAACCGTCATACAAACGGCTAATTTATCGAAAGCAAGACAATTTagaaatagaaacaaacaaaagcccaaggaaaagaaaaataaaccccAACCAGCCATTGATTTTTacagtctttttttttttcttaattaattttgattttggtgATGAAACTACAGAAAAGTATTCACGTGTTGTTGCCCTTGTTGTATATGCTGGGCGGGGATCGTGAATGTTGCGGCGTTCGTGGTGAAGCTCCCTGTCAAAGTTATCAGATGGTTCGTAGATAAGATACCTTGCTGATGGGCTACCTCGCGTTTTTAAAGC includes:
- the LOC105165408 gene encoding uncharacterized protein LOC105165408, with protein sequence MACRCRPLAFLIGLPFGLVALAFAIVGAVIWFIAKVFTCCCPCCICWAGIVNVAAFVVKLPVKVIRWFVDKIPC